Proteins from one Rosa chinensis cultivar Old Blush chromosome 7, RchiOBHm-V2, whole genome shotgun sequence genomic window:
- the LOC112177299 gene encoding F-box/LRR-repeat protein 4-like, protein MVSHTKELGKLFLMSDDFVGLIISKVSIKDDRKSFSEVCKQWFKVEGLSRSSLRVFADRPGFSLAALTRFPNLVHLEIFELQTDIEIEIIAQTCRKIESITVFCFDAHQEGHGGILRGKGLMALGNGCPKLSKVMLAGEDTVRDSGIIALLHSKHSFDALVFLSNSLITDQALRAIGLASSISILELVGCSGIKDMGLGFLANGSTSKTLKKLVLNLCRGITDTGVKLLQKMCSLEHLELSYCGRRGEITDIGGVAISAIQTLKEIKLDGLLGVSDPTMLALAQNCCNLEILDLEGCQGVTGAGIRAFSSHQCLKRLVLLGLRNFNLSDVESVAFGCPSLESESVVVDSLWKLDATLMQDNTRRVLKFTEMS, encoded by the coding sequence ATGGTTTCACATACAAAAGAATTAGGGAAACTTTTCTTGATGagcgatgattttgttggtcTAATCATTAGCAAGGTTAGCATCAAAGATGATAGAAAATCGTTCTCTGAGGTCTGCAAGCAATGGTTTAAAGTGGAAGGTCTAAGCCGATCATCACTGCGCGTTTTCGCTGACCGACCTGGCTTTTCCCTGGCTGCACTCACTAGATTCCCAAATCTAGTTCATCTGGAAATATTTGAGCTTCAGACGGACATCGAAATAGAAATCATAGCCCAGACATGCCGCAAAATAGAGAGCATCACGGTTTTCTGCTTTGATGCGCATCAGGAAGGTCATGGTGGTATTTTGAGGGGAAAAGGACTAATGGCTTTGGGAAATGGATGTCCCAAATTGTCCAAAGTTATGCTTGCTGGGGAAGACACGGTCCGGGATTCTGGAATTATTGCACTTCTACATTCAAAACATAGCTTTGACGCTTTGGTTTTCTTATCTAATAGCTTGATCACGGATCAAGCCCTCAGAGCAATTGGTTTGGCATCTTCAATTAGCATTTTGGAGTTGGTAGGTTGTTCCGGCATCAAGGATATGGGATTGGGGTTTTTGGCAAATGGGTCTACCTCGAAAACCCTCAAGAAATTGGTCCTAAATCTTTGCCGGGGAATCACTGATACTGGGGTCAAGCTTTTGCAGAAAATGTGTAGCTTGGAGCACCTGGAATTGTCCTACTGTGGGAGGAGAGGAGAAATCACTGATATTGGAGGTGTGGCAATCTCTGCAATTCAAACGCTCAAGGAAATAAAATTGGATGGTCTTCTGGGTGTATCAGACCCTACCATGCTTGCTCTTGCCCAGAATTGCTGCAACTTGGAAATACTTGATTTAGAGGGATGTCAAGGTGTAACTGGAGCTGGCATTCGTGCATTTTCAAGTCATCAGTGCTTGAAACGCCTTGTGTTGCTAGGCTTAAGGAACTTTAATCTCTCTGATGTGGAGAGCGTAGCGTTTGGATGCCCCTCATTGGAGTCGGAGTCTGTTGTGGTGGATTCACTGTGGAAGCTGGATGCAACATTGATGCAGGACAACACTAGAAGAGTCCTCAAATTCACTGAAATGTCGTAG
- the LOC112177300 gene encoding F-box/LRR-repeat protein 4, translating to MAAHTRIAGPITLLSEDLVALILNKVTDLDDRNSCSEVCQLWLKVEGISRSSLFVRKPGFPLTILNRFPNLVQFQTTQLTTDSDLEFIARTCPKIEDFKVADFTSPEEGFLGRNGLSALACGCPKLSKVSLIGDKIGNAGVVELVNSARSLSSLELGHDLIGDPALRAIASSSITVLKLKSCCNVTDHGLGCLATGSTSKTLRKLVLKMCGKITDDGLKDLKKMRSLEELTLSWCQGEITDVGGMAISAIRNLKELKLNALYGLSDLTVSALAFCKKLQVLDLSGCEGVTGPGIRAFSSHQGLRRLVLLGLRNLRLADLESLALGCSSLEAQSVVVDESWRQHPTWSDELMHENTRRVLKFSGYSYH from the coding sequence ATGGCCGCGCACACCCGAATAGCAGGGCCAATTACTCTGCTGTCCGAAGATTTAGTTGCCTTAATCCTTAACAAGGTGACCGACCTAGACGATAGAAACTCGTGCTCCGAGGTTTGCCAGCTATGGTTAAAAGTCGAAGGTATAAGCCGATCATCACTCTTCGTTCGCAAACCCGGGTTTCCTCTAACTATACTGAACAGGTTCCCGAATTTAGTCCAATTCCAAACCACCCAGCTCACCACCGACTCCGACCTCGAGTTCATCGCCCGAACATGTCCCAAAATCGAGGACTTCAAGGTCGCCGACTTCACTTCACCCGAAGAAGGTTTCTTGGGTCGAAATGGCCTGTCGGCTTTGGcatgtgggtgtcccaaattgTCCAAGGTGTCGCTGATCGGGGACAAGATTGGGAATGCCGGAGTTGTGGAGCTTGTGAATTCTGCCCGGAGTTTGTCGTCTTTGGAATTGGGACATGACCTGATCGGGGACCCGGCTCTCAGAGCAATCGCTTCGTCTTCGATTACGGTTCTCAAGTTGAAGAGCTGCTGCAATGTTACCGATCACGGATTGGGTTGTTTGGCAACTGGGTCTACCTCGAAAACGCTCAGGAAATTGGTGCTGAAGATGTGTGGTAAGATCACTGATGATGGGTTGAAGGATTTGAAGAAAATGCGGAGCTTGGAGGAGCTGACTTTGTCTTGGTGTCAGGGAGAAATAACAGATGTTGGAGGTATGGCAATCTCTGCCATTCGAAATCTtaaagaattgaaattgaatgctCTTTACGGCTTGTCAGACCTTACCGTTTCTGCTCTCGCATTTTGCAAAAAGTTGCAAGTACTTGATTTAAGCGGTTGTGAAGGGGTGACCGGACCCGGCATTCGTGCATTTTCAAGTCATCAAGGCTTGAGACGCCTCGTGTTGCTCGGTTTGAGGAATCTTCGTCTTGCTGATCTAGAAAGCCTGGCGCTTGGATGCTCGTCGTTGGAGGCTCAATCTGTTGTGGTGGATGAGAGTTGGAGGCAGCATCCGACTTGGAGCGATGAGTTGATGCATGAGAACACTAGAAGAGTTCTCAAGTTCTCTGGATATAGTTATCACTAG